The following DNA comes from Cucumis sativus cultivar 9930 chromosome 7, Cucumber_9930_V3, whole genome shotgun sequence.
aagtgaaatggcagttgttttgaaattatttctttgactaatgaaattaaataagttgGTAATAAATGATTAAACTACCTATAATGAGGAGCTATTTAGACCCACGTTATGGCCTattatttcaatcattttgatttagatttaaaacTTGTTTCAGTTTTTAAATGGGGGtagttaaagaaaatagttaagtaaaaagaatttgtagatataataaaatttaaattcaactgTTGGAGTTTATCAACTATTCTTAGTagaagtttatatttttaatttttgtttaaaatgttatctattttaatactcttttaaataatttttatttttattttgattttttatattatgaaagattattttattttagatcataaacattaatattttaatatttttcttgataagAAACATTTCACATCAATAAGAGGAGACCTCAAACACCTAAAGGTGCTTACAAAAGGAGCGCAATATGAACATTAATATTTGAAGTATTATGGTTGCTTTTTGTTGTACATTTAAGtcgtaaaaggaaaaaaaaaaaaaaaagtacacaTGTCTTGCAAGATAATTTCTGTTGGGACTTTCTTTTTACCATTCAAATCACTCCCGcttttgtaaatacttttaatttttcaaatatgtacATTTAATCCTTTCACTTTCAATAAATTCTGagaagaattaaattttatggtTAGTTTGAAGTTAACTTTTATAtgaagacataaaaaaaacaataattttcatttaagaaAGGACATATTATGAATACATTTCTCTGCTAGAAAACTTACAaagattacttttttttaggaaaattatttaatttttgttaaacttGGGTGCGGTGAAGATCCAAACCTCGAACATTTTGGTCAATGATCCTCATATTGTCTTCGATCAAATTTAAGTCTAATATTGGAACCCTAACATTCGATACTGCATCTTTATCTTTTGTCTAAAAAGCACATCATATTtccaaactttattataaagCAAGTTGATAAGtgtaaaagataataatttaaataagattGCTTTCAAAAGAACATATACAGGGCTTTTCCTTTATCGTCTCATAATAAGATgcataattatttgtttatggGAAAGTATTTATTGATTGCCAAACATTGGCGTGAGTTTGAATAGGAAAAGCACTGGAGCAAGATTTGGTTGGGAGCTTAGACGAGATTGTGTTTGGTAACACATCAACAAAAGCCATCAAggtaataaattttcattttgttatcttaTCTTACaatttgaataagaaaagttgtagaacatgaatttatatttttttattattcattatctgtttaatgatttattgttttgatatCAATCGATTGGTATTTTCatgaattattaatttattatttaaaaaataaggtaTATTGTagttcaaagaataaaaaacagGAACTATTTGAAAAGTACACGTACTAAAATAGGAAAGTATTGTACAagttcaaaaaccaaaataaaatattgtagttgTTTGAGTTGATGAATGAATCTCATGCTCATATAACTGTCATTGTCTAGTTGGATGGATGAAGTCAATATAGTTGGGATATGACACGGCCCAAGTAAATGCTTACCAGGATTGAATTTCTTGTTTCTATTTACTTCAATGAATTGATAGCAGCAGGAAGAGCACATACAAGCTTTGGTTTGAACTTTGGGTAAACAATTTCCAATTGTTCTAAAACTTTTGGTGCCAAATAATCCATGTTCAAATTTATGGATACATGGGTGTCCTATATGTCAACAGCAATTCCAGCATCAAGCAAAATCGaggtaaaataaattataccaTAAATGATTTCAATGTTTCTAATATAAGAAAGATAGTTGAATGTTAGTTGCTTTCAATATAAGTTTGATTCCAATCAAATTTAGGGATAATCTAATGGAGGAATCATGATGAAGGTTAACCTTTTATGGGAGTTTGAGAAAAGGAGGTGGGAGAAGTCAATCTCTCTGACTAAGAGAGACTATGTGAAAATTCCATGTTGTTATCAATGAGGCATATATTTTGGAGGTTCGATTCACTCACGTTGTACTCAACAAGGTTATTTGTGATTTGCAAGCATTATTATGATATTCTCGGTTAAACTAGTTGAGCAAGATGTGCTTTCAGATATTTTACATATAACAATTATGAACAAATAtgtcaaatattaattttttttaagtataataaAGGCAGGAAAATTTAAATCACACTTTgtaataactaataataacTAATACATATTTAGCTATATTAAATGTCATGTTAACAAGTGACATTGTTTGAGATGGTGGTGTGTAGATGAGCTATGGTATCTAGGAGATGGATAATATTTGCTATAATAAGTGTAGTCGTAATCAaatccatttttaaaagtagtgaGACATAGCTCGGCAACTAAGACATCTCTCTTTGATGCAACCAagatattctatatatattttgtttcaaatattttttttatagaaaagatAACCTTGGAAAAAGGTGCAAAATGATCTCATTGCACAAGGTGTGgtaaatctttttaaatacacTTCTCGAATAACCACTCAATTggtcatttatattttataacatcATAGAAAATGCAAGACCGAGAATTGCCTTAAAATCCTCAAACTTAAACCAACAATTTCCTACGGTGCTGTTTGGGGACAAGCATGGATGGCCCACAGCCGCATGTGAGCTCCATCAGTAGAACTCTACGCTCTCACTCACTCACCACCGTTGATCCTCATCACCATTTCCAATCAAAGTAGAACATTGGGACACGTGTCGGGAAATAAGAACTGCTTGAGGTTTGAGACCAATCCACAGAGCTCTTCTGCAAGTATCCGTTAAAAAGGACGAAACTTGGTGGGCTGTTCCATGGAAAATCTTTATTTCCTCTTTCTCCccaccaaatttgaaaaacccaaaaagaaaaatacaagaaaaatgaactgAAAATATGCAAATTTCAAGGGCAAGCGTGCAGAACGAAAGATGGAAAATACAGAAAAAcacactaaaataattttaataataccTATCAGGTTACCTATTTCAAGATGTTCTTACTCTGTCTGATGTTTGTCTTTGTACAGATCGAACGGTGGAGAATATGGGAGGAAGAGTAATTGGACTATCAGTTCACTCGTAGTCAACAGTCTGTCAGCTTTTCcagtaaaaaagagaaaagaaacaagcTTTCTTTTAGTCATTCTATAAAACCACACTTTACTAACTTTCGCATTTCTCTCCTCTTTCTCCACAGTCATGGCGATTCTGAAGCTTTTTTCTCTCTGCATTTCCCTCTTCTTATTAATCAGAGCCCCTGTACGATGTGATTCCATAcatttcccttcttcttcttcttcttcttcttcttcttcttcttcttcctcttcctcctcctcctcctcctcttctttttcttctgatGTTCAGCTTCTTTTGGGAAAGATTAGAGCTTCACTTGAAGGAGACACTCAAAACTTGCTTTTATCTTCATGGAATTACTCTGTTCCTCTTTGTCAATGGAGGGGACTCAAATGGGTCTTCACTACTGGAACCCCACTGGTCTGCACTGCTGCTTCTTCTCCACAATGGTCTAATCTCACTCTGTTCAAAGACCCTTCTCTTCATGTTCTCTCTCTGCAACTTCCATCTGCTAATCTTACTGGTTCGTTGCCTAAGGAGCTTGGTGAGTTCACTATGCTTCAAAGCCTCTATCTAAGTATAAACTCTTTGACTGGAACCATTCCACTTGAACTTGGTTACAGCTCCTCTCTTTCTGATATTGATTTGAGTAGCAATCTTTTAACGGGAGTTCTTCCACCTTCGATCTGGAATCTGTGTGATAAACTTGTTTCTGTCAGACTTCATGGCAATTCGTTATCTGGGTCTCTGCCGGAGCCGGCTTTACCAAACTCCACCTGTAGGAATCTGGAGGCTTTGGATTTAGGCAACAATCAGATTTCAGGTACTTTCCCTGAATTCGTTTCTAGATTTCCGGGTCTTAAAGAGCTTGATCTTGGGAAAAATTTGTTGTCTGGACAAATCCCTCAGAGCTTAGGCCAGTTAGAGCTGGAGAAGTTGAACCTTTCAAACAACAATTTCAGTGGAATATTGCCTGTTTTTAGTAACTCAAAATTTGGTGTTGAGGCTTTTGAAGGGAATAGTCCTGGGCTTTGTGGGGAGCCTTTGAAAAGCTGTGCAGTACCTTCTCATTTGAGTTCAGGCGCCATTGCTGGCCTTGTTATTGGCTTGATGACTGGCACAGTGGTTTTAGCTTCGTTGCTTATTGGTTATATgcaaaacaagaagaagaagagtagTAGTGAGAGTGAAGATGAGAATGAtgaaggagaagatgaagaaaatggtggCAGTGTCGGTGCAGGTGGTGAAGGAAAGCTCATTTTATTTGAGGGTGGTGAGAATCTGACATTGGATGATGTCTTGAATGCTACGGGGCAAGTTATGGAAAAAACAAGCTATGGCACTATATATAAGGCAAAGCTTGCTGATGGAGGGACCATTGCTCTCAGACTGCTGAGGGAAGGTAGTTGCAAAGACAGAAATTCTTGCTTGTCTGTGATTAAACAATTGGGAAAGATTCGCCATGAGAATTTGATTCCTTTAAGAGCTTTCTATCAAGGAAAGAGAGGAGAAAAGCTCCTCATTTATGACTATCTGTCAATCCGAACTTTACATGATTTTCTACATGGTATGCACATTCTCTTACGTTTCAATTTCATGgatgaatatttcaaaatagttcCTTATCTTTGCTTTCTTCTCGATTTTTCATCCCTTTGAAATCAGGAATTTGCAATAACCATTTTGAGTTGGTTTAATGAACATCTTACTGCTGCATATTTTTGGAAGTGGCTACTTCATTGAAGATCTGATATTCCAAGttttaccaaaattttgaaccatagcctttttatatttgaaaaacgtGGCAATTGCAGTCaattaaacagaaaaaaaactGCATCTCTCCACATACTCTTCCAAGACAGAAGTCGAAACTTCAAACCTAATCATCTGTAATTGTGTCATATACAAGCCTTCTAGATGATTTTCACTTCCTGATACAAGTCTTGCAGATGTCTTTAGTAGTTAgagtagaaaataatttgtctGAAGAATTAAACTCACAGATATTCTAAAAGTTAAgttgtttgtgtttgtgtaCTACTATTTAACATAGAAAGTTTGGTTTATGATTAATCGCAGAATCTAGAGCAGGAAAACCAGTGTTGAACTGGGCTAGGAGGCACAAGATTGCATTAGGCATTGCCCGGGGATTAGCCCATCTTCACACAGGTCTTGAAGTGCCCATTACACATGGTAACATTAGATCGAAAAATGTGCTTGTGGATGATCACTCCTTTGCAGTGAGACTGACAGAGTTTGGGCTAGACAAGCTAATGATCCCATCAGTAGCTGACGAAATTGTCTCGCTGGCAAAATCAGATGGGTACAAGGCACCAGAGCTGCAACGGATGAAGAAATGCAATTCAAGAACAGATGTGTATGCATTTGGAATCTTATTATTGGAAATTCTGATTGGGAAGAAACCAGGAAAAAGTGGAAGAAATGGAGAGTTTGTGGATCTGCCATCAATAGTGAAAGTGGCAGTTCTGGAGGAGACAACGATGGACGTTTTCGACGTGGAGGTTTTGAAAGGGATTAGAAGTCCAATGGAAGATGGAATTGTTCAGGCATTGAAGCTTGCAATGGGTTGCTGTGCTCCAGTGGCTTCAGTAAGACCTTCCATCGATGAAGTTGTGAAGCAGTTGGAAGAGAACAGACCAAGAAACAGATCTGCTCTGTACAGCCCAACAGAAACAAGAAGTGAAAATGGTACCCCATTTTGATCCTTTTTTGTGCCACTTTAAAATCATGATGTGCTTTCACTGATATCATTATATTATTCCTCccttcttcactttttttttttttcttctcctttttctcttatattattacattttattttaacatgaACTTAATTGTATTACATGCTGATAGTGTTCATTCATGCTAGTAATTAAGAGGTATTTACATAATTCTTATGGCCTCTGTTTCTCCTTTCTGCTGAGAAATTTCCTCATAACATGGAAAAGTACTTCTTAGATGAGAAGTGTTACCTGTCCTCTGTAAATATGATTGAAGTCTGATCGTTGAGTTGTCTTCGTCAAATTTCTAtggcaaagaaacaaaaatttaactcGCTTGCTCCTTAGACTTTGTATTTATGCACTCTAGAGAGTTGCTGTGTATATGaagtttaaaagttgtatAAGCTTTGAGTgtgattctaaaattaaaagtccAATTGGAGAGATATGATTAAGAGGTAAGAATCTTCATCCCACATCTTGaagtttaaaacaaaaatcagatTATGGCATCGTGGTTAGGGATATTGAATGAATGTAGTAGCACGTCAGGTCTACTACTCAtcacattatttttcataactaTGGAACTAAAAGAAAGGTAGGtatgaaattgaagaaagaagcAGCTTTCTGTTAGAAAATGTTTGGCAACAGTTTACATGAAAATGTAGAGATTTAAAGGGACCAAAGAAATCATTGTAAAGGAAATAAATGTCCCAAgttttttttgccttttaaCTCAATGGATGTGGGCTCTGTACCATAATTTGCCTTTACTTTATTCagaaaattattacttttgcTTTGGTGGAATATAATTATGTTCTCAATACTTTCAAATACTTAAAAGGTAAAATACACTTTTCATCTCTTTCGtctatgatattttataatagaCATTTTTAGTCCTTAAAGTTCGaataaataatgattttgaatgattccTAAATTCACATTACTCTTAGTTGACTTAATAGTTTGTTGACTAGGCTGTTAAATGATGATGTATGATTAGATTTTATTAGGTTAAAATGTTCCATGGtttaagaagtaaaaaaaaagaaagaaagaaacaaatcttttaggtttttttttgaattgatAGATAAATGATAAAGGTTAGTTGgataaatagcaaaaaaaagaaacaaatatataaaataattgcatatataacataatttaTGACTAAAATATCCATGTCCAACTACTATTTTGGACGTTTTTTTTATcgaatttctcaaattaaaaactttccTGTATAATTTCTACCGGTGATATATGCTATCACTAATgactttcaatttgagaaaggattatttcacttttttcacGTTGAAAATTATCACTAGTAGCTACAGTTAGTGAATGTCACTAATAGTTTTTATCAATTGTTATCATTGATAGCTACTATTAGTTATAACTTGTCACCAttacgatttttttttcctgttttctaaaattgaaaattatcattaatagCAATTGATAGTTGTTATACGTTGCTATCACTTATAGATGTTATCAATAAtagtttttatcaattatagcCACCGAATTGATGAGAGAGAATGTAGTTAAtggtattttaaaaagtaaatttcaaatgtaattaataaatccgaaaatagtataatttttatttaaaattttcaggaaattaaaatatgagaaagaatatcaaaagtttaaaaatgtccTAAATATTGGCATTGAATTTGAGGagatttatgaaatattagtTAAAAGCAGTTTAATTCCATTAATTTttggataattataattgaggattattttaaaaataataattaagaatataacaaaatttaaaattttttacaaatgtAGTAAAACTATCATCGACAGATTTTGATAGATTTGTATGATCTAGGTAATTGTTTGATGATCTTTAGTACAAACCAAGATCATTTTAAGAATTAGTAACATAATTTGAAacacatgtcaattttttaattagtctcaaactcaattatttatactttttatcgttaatttattaaatgatgcgataatttgtaattggtctaaa
Coding sequences within:
- the LOC101203796 gene encoding putative kinase-like protein TMKL1 produces the protein MAILKLFSLCISLFLLIRAPVRCDSIHFPSSSSSSSSSSSSSSSSSSSSSSFSSDVQLLLGKIRASLEGDTQNLLLSSWNYSVPLCQWRGLKWVFTTGTPLVCTAASSPQWSNLTLFKDPSLHVLSLQLPSANLTGSLPKELGEFTMLQSLYLSINSLTGTIPLELGYSSSLSDIDLSSNLLTGVLPPSIWNLCDKLVSVRLHGNSLSGSLPEPALPNSTCRNLEALDLGNNQISGTFPEFVSRFPGLKELDLGKNLLSGQIPQSLGQLELEKLNLSNNNFSGILPVFSNSKFGVEAFEGNSPGLCGEPLKSCAVPSHLSSGAIAGLVIGLMTGTVVLASLLIGYMQNKKKKSSSESEDENDEGEDEENGGSVGAGGEGKLILFEGGENLTLDDVLNATGQVMEKTSYGTIYKAKLADGGTIALRLLREGSCKDRNSCLSVIKQLGKIRHENLIPLRAFYQGKRGEKLLIYDYLSIRTLHDFLHESRAGKPVLNWARRHKIALGIARGLAHLHTGLEVPITHGNIRSKNVLVDDHSFAVRLTEFGLDKLMIPSVADEIVSLAKSDGYKAPELQRMKKCNSRTDVYAFGILLLEILIGKKPGKSGRNGEFVDLPSIVKVAVLEETTMDVFDVEVLKGIRSPMEDGIVQALKLAMGCCAPVASVRPSIDEVVKQLEENRPRNRSALYSPTETRSENGTPF